In one window of Bizionia sp. M204 DNA:
- a CDS encoding Smr/MutS family protein: MKTFKIGDTVAVLDDDLSGIVTKVKNNVVTIETPDGFQLDFEPNELVVTKPMKIDLRAAEAIIREKEQPKRKQATTKKAKERYQPTMEVDLHIHHLTENSNRMSNHDMLTLQLDTARGQLEFAIRKRIQKMVFIHGVGEGVLKTELEYLFSRYDAVKFYDADFQKYGVGATEVYIYQNANNS; the protein is encoded by the coding sequence ATGAAGACATTTAAAATAGGAGATACCGTAGCTGTTTTAGATGATGACTTGTCAGGAATAGTTACTAAAGTAAAAAACAACGTGGTAACCATTGAAACTCCTGATGGTTTTCAGCTTGATTTTGAACCAAATGAATTGGTTGTTACCAAACCAATGAAAATAGATTTAAGAGCTGCAGAAGCCATTATAAGAGAGAAGGAACAACCTAAAAGAAAGCAGGCAACTACAAAAAAAGCTAAAGAACGCTATCAGCCAACTATGGAAGTGGATTTGCATATTCATCATTTGACTGAAAACTCCAACAGGATGAGCAATCATGATATGTTAACCTTACAACTAGACACGGCACGCGGGCAATTGGAATTCGCCATCCGAAAACGCATTCAAAAAATGGTGTTTATCCACGGTGTGGGTGAAGGTGTTTTAAAAACAGAATTAGAATATCTATTTAGCAGGTACGATGCTGTTAAGTTTTATGACGCCGACTTCCAGAAATATGGTGTTGGTGCTACAGAGGTCTATATCTATCAAAATGCCAATAACTCTTAA
- a CDS encoding CCC motif membrane protein, whose product MEKQRLNPTLVYVLAILGLLCCCVAGFGFILAGIAFFIAHSQIQKAQLNPDDYDLKSVNAMNTAKTVALVILIINILYLLWSIYQIISMGGWDAYMEQFDDAMKQFQQAQVE is encoded by the coding sequence ATGGAAAAACAAAGACTCAATCCAACACTAGTTTATGTACTGGCTATTTTAGGATTATTATGCTGTTGCGTTGCCGGTTTCGGCTTTATTTTAGCAGGAATTGCTTTTTTTATAGCGCATAGCCAAATTCAAAAAGCCCAACTAAATCCGGATGATTATGATTTAAAAAGCGTTAATGCTATGAATACCGCAAAAACGGTTGCATTAGTGATATTGATAATCAATATTCTATATTTACTTTGGTCAATCTATCAAATTATTTCAATGGGTGGATGGGATGCTTATATGGAACAATTTGATGACGCTATGAAACAGTTTCAGCAAGCCCAAGTTGAATAA
- a CDS encoding DUF6048 family protein translates to MNTPQTITSIIKTCLIGLLFCSVSFAQNDSIPSNKKLKDSSKQLEKYGLRVGGDASKLLRSFLDDDYKGFEVNGDFRFTKKWYLAGEFGVEEKTTTTDYIDVTATGTYIKLGADYNAYENWYGMNNLLYGGFRVAFSNFSQDLNSFGVYSQNQYWAPQFSSSESKKFSGLNAVWTEFIVGLKVEVLTNLFLGVNAQFKYIITQSEPDNFENIYIPGYNKTYDSGSFGFGYGYNISYLIPIFKKAK, encoded by the coding sequence ATGAATACACCACAAACTATAACATCTATCATTAAAACATGTTTGATTGGTTTGCTGTTTTGTTCAGTTTCATTTGCACAAAACGATAGCATTCCTTCAAACAAAAAATTAAAAGACAGTAGTAAGCAGCTAGAGAAATACGGACTGCGTGTTGGTGGTGATGCCAGTAAATTACTGCGTTCATTTTTAGATGATGACTATAAGGGTTTTGAAGTAAATGGTGATTTCCGATTTACAAAAAAATGGTATTTAGCTGGAGAATTTGGTGTTGAAGAAAAAACAACGACCACAGATTATATTGATGTTACAGCCACCGGAACTTACATAAAACTTGGAGCCGATTATAACGCTTACGAAAACTGGTATGGTATGAATAATTTACTGTATGGTGGTTTTCGTGTGGCATTCAGTAATTTTAGTCAAGATTTAAATAGTTTTGGTGTGTACTCGCAAAATCAATATTGGGCACCACAATTTTCATCGTCAGAATCTAAAAAATTTAGTGGACTAAATGCAGTATGGACTGAATTTATTGTGGGCTTAAAAGTAGAAGTTCTTACCAACTTGTTTTTAGGTGTTAATGCCCAATTTAAATATATAATTACGCAAAGCGAACCCGATAATTTTGAAAACATCTATATTCCTGGGTACAATAAAACCTATGATAGCGGGAGTTTTGGCTTTGGCTATGGCTATAATATTTCGTATTTAATTCCGATTTTCAAGAAAGCAAAATAG
- a CDS encoding class I SAM-dependent RNA methyltransferase, translated as MENNYKMVAKTLFGFEDLLEKELLQLGATDIQKGTRMVSFTGDKGFMYKANLGLRTAIKILKPINSFRIKDEQDLYDQVYKMDWSQYMKSSGTLAISSTVHSEQFTHSQYISLKTKDAIVDKFRDTTNERPNIDLRFPDLKVNVHIDRNQCAISLDSSGESLHKRGYKTATNIAPINEVLAAGLVMLSGWDGQSDFMDPMCGSGTILAEAAMIACNIPPNLMRKEFAFERWNDWDVELFEKIEESLLKKTRDFHHKIIGYDKSPSAVAKAKDNLKNAHLDEFVSIKHEDFFKTQKAGDAKLHMVFNPPYGERLDIDMEKFYAAIGDTLKQNYPGTDAWFITSNLDALKHVGLRPSRKIHLMNAKLESRLVKYVMYEGSKKAKYQDRD; from the coding sequence ATGGAGAATAATTATAAAATGGTTGCCAAAACCTTATTTGGCTTTGAAGATTTATTAGAAAAAGAACTACTGCAACTGGGAGCTACTGATATCCAGAAGGGGACTAGGATGGTTAGTTTTACTGGTGATAAAGGTTTTATGTACAAAGCTAATTTAGGTTTGCGTACGGCTATAAAAATATTAAAACCTATAAATAGTTTTCGGATTAAAGATGAACAAGACCTGTATGACCAAGTTTATAAAATGGATTGGAGTCAGTATATGAAATCTAGTGGTACTTTAGCTATTAGTTCTACCGTTCATTCAGAACAATTTACCCATTCGCAATATATTTCTCTAAAAACTAAAGATGCCATTGTGGATAAATTTAGAGACACCACGAATGAGCGACCAAATATTGATTTACGGTTTCCTGATTTAAAAGTGAATGTTCATATAGATAGAAATCAATGTGCCATTTCGTTAGATTCTTCCGGCGAATCTTTACATAAACGTGGCTATAAAACGGCTACAAATATAGCGCCAATAAATGAGGTTTTGGCAGCAGGACTGGTTATGTTATCCGGTTGGGATGGTCAATCGGATTTTATGGATCCCATGTGTGGAAGTGGTACTATTTTGGCTGAAGCTGCTATGATAGCATGTAATATTCCACCAAATTTAATGCGAAAGGAATTTGCCTTTGAACGTTGGAATGATTGGGATGTGGAACTGTTTGAAAAAATTGAAGAATCACTTTTGAAAAAAACACGCGACTTTCATCATAAAATAATAGGTTATGATAAATCGCCTAGTGCCGTGGCAAAAGCCAAGGATAATTTGAAGAATGCCCATTTAGATGAATTTGTAAGTATCAAACATGAGGATTTCTTTAAAACTCAAAAAGCGGGTGATGCCAAACTCCATATGGTTTTCAACCCACCTTATGGAGAACGATTGGATATTGATATGGAAAAATTTTATGCTGCAATTGGTGACACCTTAAAACAAAACTATCCAGGAACTGATGCGTGGTTTATTACATCTAATTTAGATGCTTTAAAGCATGTGGGATTACGACCATCCCGAAAAATACATTTAATGAATGCAAAATTAGAATCGCGTTTAGTTAAATATGTCATGTATGAAGGAAGTAAAAAAGCGAAGTATCAAGATCGGGATTAA
- a CDS encoding cysteine desulfurase family protein: MKPVYFDSAATTKVRDEVIDAMTAVMRNDYGNASSTHSFGRASKVLIEQARKTIAKQLNVSAGEIVFTSGGTEADNLALQCAIRDLGVEDIITSKIEHHAVLHTVEQLEKTCDIQVSYVKLDADGQVDFEHLEQLLKTHGKTLVSLMYVNNEIGNILDVKRVSNLCQANNALFHCDAVQCIGHYKLDLQDVHIDFLAASAHKFHGPKGVGFAFIRKNSGLKPLIFGGQQERGIRAGTEAVHDIVGLEKAFIMAYANLETESAYVLDLKRHFIAELKLAFPDVRFNGMSGNLEKSTYTLINVCLPIPPEKALILLFQMDLKGIACSKGSACQSGSTKGSHVLSEILSEDDLKKPSIRFSFSIYNTKDEIDYVISVLKEFVKA; encoded by the coding sequence ATGAAACCAGTATATTTTGATAGTGCAGCAACCACAAAAGTAAGGGATGAAGTTATTGATGCTATGACAGCCGTTATGCGCAATGATTATGGTAATGCCTCATCCACACATAGTTTTGGACGCGCTTCCAAAGTTTTAATAGAACAAGCCAGAAAAACAATTGCGAAACAGTTAAATGTAAGTGCTGGTGAAATTGTTTTCACGTCAGGTGGTACGGAAGCTGATAATTTAGCCTTGCAATGCGCTATTCGCGATTTAGGGGTTGAAGATATTATAACCTCCAAAATTGAACATCATGCGGTTTTGCATACGGTTGAGCAACTGGAAAAAACATGTGATATACAAGTGAGCTATGTAAAATTAGATGCTGATGGTCAGGTAGATTTTGAACATTTAGAACAACTTCTTAAAACACATGGAAAGACTTTGGTAAGCCTCATGTATGTTAATAATGAAATAGGAAATATTTTGGATGTGAAACGTGTGAGCAATTTATGCCAAGCTAATAACGCTTTGTTTCATTGTGATGCTGTACAATGTATTGGACACTATAAACTGGACCTACAAGATGTTCACATTGATTTTCTAGCGGCAAGTGCCCATAAATTCCATGGACCAAAAGGTGTAGGTTTTGCTTTTATTAGAAAAAATTCAGGTTTAAAACCGTTAATTTTTGGTGGTCAGCAGGAGCGCGGCATTCGGGCAGGTACGGAAGCTGTTCATGATATTGTAGGTTTAGAAAAAGCCTTCATTATGGCCTATGCCAATTTGGAAACGGAAAGCGCGTATGTATTAGATTTAAAACGACATTTTATTGCTGAATTAAAGCTAGCATTTCCAGATGTTCGTTTTAATGGCATGTCTGGTAATTTAGAAAAAAGCACTTACACCTTAATTAATGTATGTTTACCTATTCCACCTGAAAAAGCATTGATTTTATTATTTCAAATGGATTTGAAAGGGATAGCTTGTTCTAAAGGAAGTGCCTGTCAAAGTGGAAGTACAAAAGGATCACATGTTTTGAGTGAAATTTTAAGTGAAGATGATTTAAAGAAACCATCTATTCGCTTTTCATTTAGTATTTATAACACGAAAGATGAAATTGATTATGTCATTTCTGTTTTAAAGGAATTTGTTAAGGCTTAA
- the rlmD gene encoding 23S rRNA (uracil(1939)-C(5))-methyltransferase RlmD, which translates to MARKNNRKQIFTNVEVIDAGAKGKVIGKAPDGKVIFMPNAVPGDVVDVQTFKKRKAYFEGKATIFHKLSEKRTEPECQHFGVCGGCKWQNMGYEHQLFYKQKEVTNNLTRIGHIELPEVTPILGCKAPYFYRNKMEFSFSDSRWLTLEEIQSDRDLGDRNALGFHIPGMWDKILDIKKCHLQADPSNAIRNAVREFAIANELAFFNTRNQHGLLRTMMIRTSSTGDIMVMIQFFKEDKIKRELLLDYLAETFPEITSLQYVVNEKANDTIYDQDVICYKGYDYIFEEMEGLRFKINAKSFYQTNSEQAYELYKITRDFAGLTGNELVYDLYTGTGTIAQFVAKKANKVVGVEAVPDAILAAKANAQLNGIANVDFYVGDMKNVFNQDFINTHGHPDVIITDPPRDGMHKDVVNQILNIAPEKIVYVSCNSATQARDLQLMDAQYKVTRTQAVDMFPQTHHVENVVLLERR; encoded by the coding sequence ATGGCAAGAAAAAATAATAGAAAGCAAATATTCACCAATGTCGAAGTAATTGATGCTGGTGCAAAAGGAAAAGTAATAGGGAAAGCACCCGATGGTAAAGTCATTTTTATGCCAAATGCGGTTCCAGGTGATGTGGTTGACGTGCAAACCTTTAAAAAGCGTAAAGCCTATTTTGAAGGTAAAGCAACTATTTTTCATAAACTATCCGAAAAACGTACCGAACCTGAATGCCAACATTTTGGGGTTTGTGGTGGTTGTAAGTGGCAAAATATGGGCTATGAACACCAATTATTTTACAAGCAAAAAGAAGTTACCAATAATTTAACACGTATTGGACATATAGAATTACCTGAAGTTACCCCTATTTTAGGTTGTAAGGCCCCCTACTTTTATCGTAATAAAATGGAATTTTCCTTTAGCGATAGCCGTTGGTTAACCTTGGAAGAAATTCAATCAGATAGAGATTTAGGCGATAGGAATGCTTTAGGCTTCCATATTCCAGGCATGTGGGATAAAATTTTAGATATAAAAAAATGTCACCTGCAAGCAGATCCATCCAATGCCATTAGAAATGCGGTTAGGGAGTTTGCCATTGCAAATGAGTTGGCGTTTTTCAACACCAGAAATCAACATGGTTTATTGCGAACTATGATGATAAGAACATCATCTACGGGAGATATTATGGTGATGATTCAGTTTTTTAAAGAAGATAAAATCAAGCGTGAATTACTATTAGATTATTTAGCGGAAACCTTTCCTGAAATCACCTCACTGCAATATGTAGTGAATGAAAAAGCCAATGATACCATTTACGATCAAGACGTGATTTGTTATAAAGGCTACGATTATATTTTTGAAGAAATGGAAGGCTTACGATTTAAAATCAACGCCAAATCATTTTATCAAACCAATTCGGAACAAGCGTATGAATTGTATAAAATTACCAGAGATTTCGCTGGATTAACAGGAAACGAATTGGTTTACGATTTATATACCGGAACCGGAACCATTGCGCAATTTGTTGCCAAAAAAGCGAATAAAGTGGTTGGGGTTGAGGCTGTTCCTGATGCTATTTTAGCTGCCAAAGCTAATGCACAATTAAATGGCATTGCTAACGTTGACTTTTATGTGGGCGATATGAAAAACGTCTTTAATCAGGATTTTATTAATACACACGGTCATCCAGATGTTATTATAACCGATCCACCACGCGATGGCATGCATAAAGATGTCGTTAATCAAATATTAAATATTGCACCGGAAAAAATAGTTTATGTAAGTTGCAACAGCGCAACACAAGCACGAGATTTACAACTTATGGATGCACAATATAAAGTAACACGTACACAAGCTGTGGATATGTTTCCCCAAACGCATCACGTTGAAAATGTTGTACTTTTGGAAAGAAGATAA
- a CDS encoding T9SS type A sorting domain-containing protein has translation MKYLYTLILFAVSGLSFSQSDLYVSNGSYVYVDGTGFTSGTNNASLYVTNRINLNGTNSHIYLRNEAQLLQGNNVGNSGAGRLSAFQTGTANTYAYNYWSSPVGINAGAAGNTAFRPNNNMYRETAAPITSTPFGYVAGYNGTTTQIASYWLYTFIGLPSTTNAYEDWIGLGGGSLPVGGDPNGTLASGYGFTMKGNPSGGQQYDFRGRPNNGNITVTLNANRETLVGNPYPSALDARDFIHNATNATRMTGTLKYWEQAPGASSHNLSDYVGGYGIYTISAGGVDSFTNATFTTYLLDGTPTNAPFGTGSKVAHRYIPISQGFIIEGNGTGGTIVFNNAQREFYKQSGIDSYFYRNQHDDNDDTIAETTYNEDGFNIVPADFKRFRINVDFTENELYTRQLLMNFHNSATPGFDYGLEGKGDTPLASDAYWTLNNEPYVIQAFSYDQALRIPLIVKARTNQPVRFRIYDIQNFDDNQPIYIHDIENDIYVNLRESNYDINLPLGTYSERFEITFTTQTLGIPDVAFTDFTIFQNNETSQIHLINPNLRDIKHLIVYDVSGKQVLDIKNMPLSEKHTISTKQFSDGMYVVSVAFKSGIHLNKKVIIANKK, from the coding sequence ATGAAATATTTATATACATTAATTCTATTTGCGGTTAGTGGTTTATCATTTTCACAATCTGATTTATATGTTAGCAATGGTAGCTATGTTTATGTTGATGGCACAGGTTTTACTAGTGGGACCAATAACGCATCCTTATATGTAACTAATCGTATCAATCTAAATGGAACCAACAGTCATATATACTTGCGCAACGAGGCTCAATTATTACAAGGCAACAATGTTGGTAATTCTGGAGCAGGTAGATTGAGTGCTTTTCAAACAGGTACTGCAAATACCTATGCTTACAACTATTGGAGTTCTCCTGTAGGTATTAACGCTGGTGCAGCTGGAAATACAGCTTTCAGACCAAACAATAATATGTATCGTGAAACCGCGGCGCCAATTACCAGCACACCTTTTGGATATGTCGCAGGCTATAATGGTACAACCACACAAATTGCGAGTTATTGGTTATATACATTTATTGGATTACCATCTACGACTAACGCCTATGAAGATTGGATTGGTTTAGGTGGTGGTTCATTGCCCGTTGGAGGCGATCCTAATGGGACCCTAGCTTCAGGCTACGGTTTTACTATGAAGGGGAATCCAAGTGGAGGCCAACAATATGATTTTAGAGGACGACCAAATAATGGAAATATAACCGTTACCTTAAATGCTAACAGAGAAACATTAGTTGGCAACCCATACCCTTCCGCTTTAGATGCACGGGATTTTATTCACAACGCTACCAATGCTACACGTATGACTGGAACTCTTAAATATTGGGAGCAAGCACCAGGCGCTAGCTCCCATAATTTATCGGATTATGTTGGTGGTTATGGTATTTATACCATTTCGGCAGGAGGTGTTGACTCATTTACCAATGCGACATTTACTACTTATTTACTAGATGGCACACCAACAAACGCGCCGTTTGGAACGGGCTCTAAAGTAGCGCATCGTTATATTCCAATTAGTCAAGGTTTTATTATTGAAGGTAACGGAACAGGAGGCACTATTGTTTTCAATAATGCACAACGTGAGTTTTATAAGCAATCTGGTATTGATAGCTATTTTTATCGAAATCAGCATGATGATAACGACGATACAATAGCGGAAACTACTTATAATGAAGACGGTTTCAATATCGTACCAGCAGATTTTAAACGTTTCCGAATTAATGTCGATTTTACAGAAAACGAATTATACACACGACAGCTGCTTATGAATTTTCACAATTCGGCAACACCTGGTTTTGACTACGGTTTAGAAGGAAAAGGTGATACGCCGTTGGCATCGGATGCGTATTGGACATTAAACAATGAACCCTATGTTATTCAGGCTTTCAGTTATGATCAAGCTTTACGAATTCCATTGATTGTTAAAGCACGAACTAATCAGCCTGTGCGTTTTAGAATTTATGACATTCAAAATTTTGATGATAATCAACCTATCTATATTCATGATATAGAAAATGATATTTATGTGAATTTAAGAGAATCTAATTACGACATTAATTTACCTCTTGGAACGTATTCAGAGCGTTTTGAAATAACGTTTACTACTCAAACATTGGGAATACCTGATGTTGCATTTACTGATTTTACCATCTTTCAAAATAATGAAACATCCCAAATACATTTAATAAATCCAAACCTTCGTGATATTAAACATCTTATAGTTTATGATGTGTCTGGAAAACAGGTTTTGGACATTAAAAACATGCCGCTTTCCGAAAAGCACACTATTTCCACTAAACAATTTAGTGATGGCATGTATGTGGTTTCTGTTGCTTTTAAATCTGGAATACATCTGAATAAAAAAGTAATCATTGCAAATAAAAAGTAA
- a CDS encoding DUF6452 family protein, with the protein MKKILGLIILICCITLSCERDDICTLDTVTTPRLTISFYNIENPEQQNPRNVAKCRVQGIGNDETLPDLDGTRDKQVILLPLKTTENSTSYSIYKNYKLNNNNTPDNPDDDFITGNEDIITISYVTEEVYVSRACGFKTVFKNISITVEDDGDKWIKIIQSVNDNQTIENEYTTNYNIYH; encoded by the coding sequence ATGAAAAAAATACTTGGCTTAATAATTCTGATTTGTTGTATCACTTTGAGTTGCGAACGTGATGATATCTGTACCTTAGATACTGTTACAACCCCACGTTTAACGATTTCGTTTTATAACATTGAAAACCCGGAACAGCAAAACCCTAGAAATGTTGCTAAATGTCGTGTTCAAGGAATTGGTAACGATGAAACACTTCCAGATTTAGATGGTACCCGAGACAAGCAAGTAATTTTACTTCCACTAAAAACAACAGAGAATAGTACGTCATATAGTATTTATAAAAATTACAAGTTAAATAATAATAATACGCCTGATAATCCAGATGATGATTTTATTACCGGTAATGAGGATATAATAACGATTTCGTACGTTACGGAAGAAGTTTACGTTTCCCGAGCATGTGGTTTTAAAACGGTTTTTAAGAACATTTCCATAACCGTTGAAGATGATGGAGACAAATGGATAAAAATTATTCAGTCTGTAAATGATAATCAAACAATAGAAAATGAATACACCACAAACTATAACATCTATCATTAA
- the rocD gene encoding ornithine--oxo-acid transaminase — protein MAILDQVTTSQQAIDLENKYGAHNYHPLPVVLAKGEGVYVWDVEGKKYYDFLSAYSAVNQGHCHPKIVNAMHKQASTLALTSRAFHNDMLGKYEKFACEFFGFDKLLPMNTGAEAVETALKICRKWAYEVKGIDENKAEIIVCENNFHGRTTTIISFSNDPVARKNFGPYTDGFIKIAYDDLDALESALKANPNVGGFLVEPIQGEAGVYVPAADYLAKAKALCEKYNVLFIADEVQTGIARTGRLLAVDHENVKPDVLILGKALSGGAYPVSAVLADDAIMRVIRPGNHGSTFGGNPVAAAVAIAALQVVRDEKLAENAYKLGELFRSELNKFIETSSIVSLVRGKGLLNAIVINDDEDSDTAWNICLAMRDNGLLAKPTHGNIIRFAPPLVMTEAQLLDCVAIITKTLKQFEK, from the coding sequence ATGGCTATTTTAGACCAAGTAACAACATCGCAACAAGCAATTGATTTAGAAAACAAGTATGGCGCACACAATTACCACCCACTTCCTGTGGTTTTGGCTAAAGGTGAAGGCGTTTATGTTTGGGACGTAGAAGGGAAGAAGTATTATGATTTTCTATCGGCTTATTCCGCAGTAAACCAAGGGCATTGTCACCCTAAAATTGTTAATGCTATGCATAAGCAGGCATCTACATTGGCATTAACGTCCAGAGCATTTCATAATGATATGTTAGGTAAGTATGAGAAATTTGCTTGCGAATTTTTCGGATTCGATAAATTATTACCCATGAACACAGGAGCAGAAGCGGTTGAAACTGCTTTAAAAATCTGTAGAAAATGGGCATACGAAGTAAAAGGAATCGATGAAAATAAAGCAGAGATTATTGTTTGTGAAAATAATTTTCACGGTAGAACAACCACTATTATTTCGTTTTCAAACGACCCTGTTGCGCGTAAAAATTTCGGACCATATACAGACGGATTTATCAAAATTGCCTATGATGATTTAGACGCTTTGGAAAGTGCTTTAAAAGCCAACCCTAATGTTGGTGGATTTTTAGTTGAACCAATTCAAGGTGAAGCTGGTGTTTACGTGCCTGCAGCCGATTATTTAGCAAAAGCAAAAGCACTTTGTGAAAAATACAATGTTTTATTTATTGCAGATGAAGTTCAAACAGGAATTGCTAGAACTGGTCGTTTATTAGCGGTAGATCATGAAAATGTTAAGCCAGATGTTTTAATTTTAGGTAAAGCCTTGTCTGGTGGTGCCTATCCAGTATCTGCTGTTTTAGCTGATGATGCTATTATGCGTGTTATTCGCCCAGGAAACCACGGAAGTACTTTTGGAGGTAATCCAGTTGCTGCAGCCGTTGCTATTGCTGCTTTACAAGTAGTGAGAGATGAAAAACTAGCAGAAAATGCTTATAAACTTGGTGAATTATTCCGCAGTGAATTAAATAAGTTTATTGAAACGAGCTCTATTGTAAGTTTGGTTCGTGGTAAAGGCTTATTAAACGCTATTGTAATTAACGATGATGAAGATAGTGATACTGCCTGGAACATTTGTTTAGCAATGCGTGATAACGGTTTATTAGCGAAGCCTACGCATGGCAATATAATTCGTTTTGCACCACCTTTAGTGATGACAGAAGCGCAATTATTAGACTGTGTCGCTATTATTACCAAAACCCTAAAACAATTTGAAAAGTAA
- a CDS encoding DUF2752 domain-containing protein yields the protein MSSPEDFMLPCLNKQIFGFDCMGCGLQRSISLLYHGELVAAFKMYPAVFPLIALFIFIAFNIFFKFQHSNKIINTLAITTVIVIIGSFTLKLIT from the coding sequence ATGTCTTCACCAGAAGATTTTATGCTACCCTGTTTAAACAAACAAATCTTTGGGTTTGATTGTATGGGCTGTGGTTTACAGCGTTCCATATCGCTTTTATATCATGGTGAATTAGTGGCTGCATTCAAAATGTATCCAGCCGTTTTTCCATTAATTGCCTTATTTATCTTCATAGCTTTCAATATTTTTTTTAAATTTCAACATTCAAACAAAATTATTAATACACTCGCCATTACAACCGTAATCGTTATAATTGGGAGTTTTACTTTAAAACTAATCACTTAA